ATCGTGATGCAGAGGCCGCCGTACTGGACGCCATCGAAGCCGGTCTGGCGCAAGCCAAACCCGGCAATCAGGCGCAAGACATCGCAAATGCCTTTAATCAGACACTGAATAAGGCCGGTTTTGAAAAAGACAGTCGGTGTGGTTATGCCATCGGGATCAGTTATCCACCTGATTGGGGGGAACGCACGATTTCATTCCGCCGCGGCGACACGACAATCCTTGAACCCGGCATGACGTTCCACTTTATGCCCGCGTTATGGCTTGATGACGGTGGGCTCGAAATCACGGAACCCATCCTCATCACACAAACGGGTCACGAATGCCTGTGCAACACACCTCGTTCTCTATGGGTCAAAGCATGATCACACCAACTATTCCGCTAGATGCAGACGGGGTCCATCACGGGTTTCTGAAACTGCCGTACAGCCGCAACGACAGCGCGTGGGGGTCTGTCATGATCCCGATCACGGTCGTTGCAAATGGCGACGGACCAACCGCGCTTTTGACAGGTGCGAACCACGGGGACGAATACGAAGGACCCATTGCGCTACAAAATCTCGCCGCGTCCTTGGACCCTGCAACGATCACAGGCCGTGTCATCATCCTACCCATGATGAACCAACCCGCGTTTGCGGCGGGAACGCGGTGTTCCCCAATTGACGACGCGAATATGAACCGCAGTTTTCCGGGCAAACCTGACGGGACCGTCACCCAGAAAATATGTCACTACGTTGCGACGGAATTGGTCCCATTAGCCGATGTTGTCTTGGACTTTCATTCAGGGGGCCGCACGCTTGATTTCCTGCCGTTCGCTGCGGCTCATATCCTTGATGACAAGACCCAAGAAGCGGCTTGTATGGCCGCGATGCAGGCGTTTAACGCTCCCTATTCGGTCCGGATGTTAGAGATCGATAATGTCGGCATGTTAGACACCGAAGTGGAAAGCCAAGGCAAAATCTTCGTGACCACAGAACTAGGCGGTGCAGGCACGGCGACTGCAAAAAGCGTGTCTATTGCGGTCAAAGGCATCCAAAATCTACTGATCCATACTGGTATTTTGCAAGGCGAGATGCAGATCAGCGACAGCGTTCAGCTCGATATGCCCGACGACACATGTTTCGTATTCGCGCGCGATGCGGGGTTGATCGAATACCTTGTCGATTTGGGGGAACCCGTCGCCATAGATCAACCAATCGCGCGGATTTGGCCCGCTGATCGAACGGGTGTGGCCCCAACAATCTGCCATGCCCAGCGCGCTGGTATTATGACCGCACGACATGTCCCTGGACTGGTGAAAATGGGGGACTTCGTGGGTTTGGTGGCCGTACCGATTTAGGCTAAATAGGGTGCGATCAAGCTGCGAACATCAACAACGGCTTTTAGCCGCGCGGCTAGCAGGAACATCCCCGCAAATTTGCGCTGCAAGAACAGCACGTCAATCGGCAATGGCGGCGGAACAAAGCCGTCTTCGGCCAATTTCATGCCCTCTGCCTGCATTTTTCGTGAAAGCGTCGTATCGGCAAAATCGATCACTAGTTTCGACGCAAGTTCTGCGAAGACCAGATCAATCATCGCTAGAATCCGATCATTATGTTCCGGTCTTGTCGTCCCGTCAATAAATCCAATGTCCAGCGCAACGCGTCTGATCTCTGCGGCATCTCGGGCGATCCCCGCAATGATCAGTTGCCTATATAGATCGGCAATCTCAGCCCCAATCACACGCGTCGCACCGAAATCGAGCAAAACAATCTGACCGGATGTCTGATCATAGCGGTAATTCGCAAAGTTAGGGTCTGTTTGCATCAATCCAAAGGCAAACAATTCCCGTAGCGTCAAACCAATCAGATCAGTCGCAACTTGGTCGCGTACGGTTTGCGGCGCATCGGCAAGATCCTCAATGGCTGCGCCATCCATATACGTCATCGCCAAAATCTGCGGCGTCGACCAATCGTCCTGTAAGTCTGGCACGGCGAAGGTTCCGTCATCTTTTAGCAGGCCTCGAAAGCGCATCATTTGGGCTCCTTCGCGGGTGTAGTCGGTTTCTTCGTGCAGCTGCTTGCGCGCTTCATCAATGTAGGGTGCCAGCGTGAAGCCCTTGGGCAACAACCCCGACATCCGGATCAATGCGCCGACATTCGCAACATCGCTATCAATGCTTTGCGCCACCCCCGGATACTGCACCTTGATCGCCAGATCGCGGCCATCTTTCAACGTCGCACGATGCACCTGACCAATCGACGCCGCCGCAATGGGACGCACATCGAATTTTGCAAACGAACGAAGCCACCCATCAGGCCACTGCGCGTTCAGCACCTTTTTCAGCTGGGCAGGTGGCATGATATGGGCATCGTCGCGCAACCGCGCCATGATCTGCGATAACTCGGGGGGAAGCACGTCACCCGTATCCATGGACACCAGTTGCCCGATCTTCATCGCAGCACCGCGCATTTTCGCCAATTCATCCGCGACGCGGCCTACATTGCGCGGCGTCAAAAGCAAATCACGCATGGACGGGCGTTGTCCACGACCAAGGCTTGCAGCACCACCAATCGCCATATTGCCCACAACGCCAGCGGTCATCGACCCCAATCGCGTCAACCTGCTTAGGCGGCTCGCGGGAACAGCGGTAGCGCGCGATCTGTTTCTTGGATCATCCATAGACTGCAAATAGGAGCGATACCGCCTGCGACCACCCAGAAGAGTCTCAACAAGCGAAAGATAGACTTTTACGCGATCAACGCCAGCAAGTGATCGGCAAGTACCTGATTGCTCGACATGACCGGTTTTCCGATCTCAGCAGAAATAGGACCGATCACATCAAGCGTCCGTAGGTTTGTGCAAGACAAGAAGATGGCATCAAAATCGCCCTGCAAACCAACAGCCGCAGCATGAATGTCGGCAGGGTCAATCCGAACGACGTTTCGTTCCTCCGGTTCATCAAAACTGGCAAAACTGGTGACCGCGATCCCATTTACCGCCAACACCTGTCGCAGCTTGGCCGACACTTCAGCGACATAGGGACTAATCAGGCCGATACGCGTGATACTTTGGCCGTAGCATGCCGCGATTAACGCAGAAACCGGTTCGGTCACTGCAGACGTTTGCGCACCCGCGCGGACGAATTTTGCGATCTTGGCAGGGCCGATCTCCGCCGTTCCTGATGTGCACCCGTACCCAATCGCATCAAACGTTAAACCTGGTGGAAAAAGCGCGGTGGCGGACGTTAAAACCTGCGCCATGCCCGCCAATGTATCGGACGAAACGGTCGTGTCCGATGGCACGCGCGAGACATAGACGTCGACATCAACTGGCAACAATCGCCGCATATCATTTTCCAAGGTTTCGTCGGTTTGCAGAACCGCTAACCCGATGCACTTTCGACCTGTTTCGACCAATTTGTACGGTAATGCCATTACAATACTCTCATCTGGTTCGGTCGGAAATCTGACAGAAATTGTGCGGGGCCATCTGTGATCACGATGTTCTCTTCATGGACCATCATCTTGTCGTTCTGCATCACGATTCCGGGTTCAAGGGTCAGCACCATGCCCGGTACAAGCACCGTTTCATCCGCGGCTATAATCGACGGCCATTCCGTCAGCTGCATCCCCAAACCATGCCCCAGACGTCCAGCGTCAGAGCCTGTTTTTCCAGGATTGACCACATCGTTCATGGCGTGAAAAAGGTCTGCCATCGTTGAACCCGGACGGGCCAAACTGGCACCCGCTTGTATCGCTTCCATCAAACGATCATGCGCGTTCCTAACATCGACATTCGGCGCCCCGACCGCAAAATTCCGATCAAAATCACAGAAATATCCTTCCCAAACCATGCCTGTATCCAACATGAGGACATCACCGTCTGCCAAGGGCGTATCAGACGCCGGCGAAATCACGTCACCATAGCCACCCTGACCCGCAGCGCCAGCAAGATACGGCACCCAATCGGCCCCTTCATGCAAACACAAGGCTTGGAATTCGCGAAAAACTTCTGACAATGGCACACCAATCTTCGCAAATTCATGCACCCGATCAAACGCACGTTCTGCAATCCGGCATGCGGTCCCGATCTTCGCGATCTCGGCATCCGACTTGATCATCCGCAAATTGCGCACAATCGCGCTGTCCCCGACAAGGACGCGGTCAAGCAGTCTCTGTTCAAGGGCCTTCAGCGCGGCCAAAGGCATCCGCACGTGTGTTTCCATCTGATCTGGCAATGCAATCCGGCCGCCGGACGGAGCACACTCTGCCAGTGTATCAACAAGCAGGCCAATGCCGTCATCATCGTAATCGGGCGCACGCCATGTTCGGATATCCGTAATCCACGTCAGCGCCATCAAATGCGCACCAATCGCTGGGATAACTGCGATCGGTGCCCCTTTGGACGGTATCACCACAAACCACGGCCGCGTGGGGCTTTCCCAAAACCGTGTCAGGAATCCGGTAAAATACCGCACATCCGGTTCTGTCGTGAGCAGAAGCGCATCAATGCCGTTTTGTGCCATAAGGTTCTGGGCCGCCGCGACCCGTCGTTGAAATTCAGCAGGTTTAAAACCGCGCGGCGGCGTCATGTTGCCTCTTCACTGAGAATGCATAGGACATGAGACGAAGGCGTCAGTCCAAGCTCCGCTTGATGACCCGATGCGGCGAGTAGACAGGCAATGCCCGCAGCGCCGGATGGCGTTGATGGCAGGCCCAAGGTTGCTGCGACATCCGCTCCTTTTTGACCTTCATCCTCTGAAATCAAGACAAAGAAATCCGCATCCATTGCAAGCCCTTTCAGCGCGATCAACGACGGTTCCTTACAGTCCAACCGCCCCATGTTAGACACTGGTCCGGTCGTAATCTGCGCGGATCCCGCTGCGATTGACGCATGAATGGCAGGTGCTGCGTTCGGTTCGACAACAACGATCTTTGGCGACCCACCCCACACTTTGCGGGCATACGTCGCGCAAGCAACCGCTAATCCGCCAACACCGGCTTGCAAAAAGATATGCGACGGTGGCGCATCCATTTGATCAACAGCTTCGGCCATGAGGGTCAGGTACCCTTCCATCAGCCGATG
The Rhodobacteraceae bacterium S2214 genome window above contains:
- the doeB gene encoding N(2)-acetyl-L-2,4-diaminobutanoate deacetylase DoeB, with product MGQSMITPTIPLDADGVHHGFLKLPYSRNDSAWGSVMIPITVVANGDGPTALLTGANHGDEYEGPIALQNLAASLDPATITGRVIILPMMNQPAFAAGTRCSPIDDANMNRSFPGKPDGTVTQKICHYVATELVPLADVVLDFHSGGRTLDFLPFAAAHILDDKTQEAACMAAMQAFNAPYSVRMLEIDNVGMLDTEVESQGKIFVTTELGGAGTATAKSVSIAVKGIQNLLIHTGILQGEMQISDSVQLDMPDDTCFVFARDAGLIEYLVDLGEPVAIDQPIARIWPADRTGVAPTICHAQRAGIMTARHVPGLVKMGDFVGLVAVPI
- a CDS encoding AarF/ABC1/UbiB kinase family protein, with translation MDDPRNRSRATAVPASRLSRLTRLGSMTAGVVGNMAIGGAASLGRGQRPSMRDLLLTPRNVGRVADELAKMRGAAMKIGQLVSMDTGDVLPPELSQIMARLRDDAHIMPPAQLKKVLNAQWPDGWLRSFAKFDVRPIAAASIGQVHRATLKDGRDLAIKVQYPGVAQSIDSDVANVGALIRMSGLLPKGFTLAPYIDEARKQLHEETDYTREGAQMMRFRGLLKDDGTFAVPDLQDDWSTPQILAMTYMDGAAIEDLADAPQTVRDQVATDLIGLTLRELFAFGLMQTDPNFANYRYDQTSGQIVLLDFGATRVIGAEIADLYRQLIIAGIARDAAEIRRVALDIGFIDGTTRPEHNDRILAMIDLVFAELASKLVIDFADTTLSRKMQAEGMKLAEDGFVPPPLPIDVLFLQRKFAGMFLLAARLKAVVDVRSLIAPYLA
- a CDS encoding Asp/Glu racemase; its protein translation is MALPYKLVETGRKCIGLAVLQTDETLENDMRRLLPVDVDVYVSRVPSDTTVSSDTLAGMAQVLTSATALFPPGLTFDAIGYGCTSGTAEIGPAKIAKFVRAGAQTSAVTEPVSALIAACYGQSITRIGLISPYVAEVSAKLRQVLAVNGIAVTSFASFDEPEERNVVRIDPADIHAAAVGLQGDFDAIFLSCTNLRTLDVIGPISAEIGKPVMSSNQVLADHLLALIA
- a CDS encoding Xaa-Pro peptidase family protein produces the protein MTPPRGFKPAEFQRRVAAAQNLMAQNGIDALLLTTEPDVRYFTGFLTRFWESPTRPWFVVIPSKGAPIAVIPAIGAHLMALTWITDIRTWRAPDYDDDGIGLLVDTLAECAPSGGRIALPDQMETHVRMPLAALKALEQRLLDRVLVGDSAIVRNLRMIKSDAEIAKIGTACRIAERAFDRVHEFAKIGVPLSEVFREFQALCLHEGADWVPYLAGAAGQGGYGDVISPASDTPLADGDVLMLDTGMVWEGYFCDFDRNFAVGAPNVDVRNAHDRLMEAIQAGASLARPGSTMADLFHAMNDVVNPGKTGSDAGRLGHGLGMQLTEWPSIIAADETVLVPGMVLTLEPGIVMQNDKMMVHEENIVITDGPAQFLSDFRPNQMRVL